Proteins encoded in a region of the Polynucleobacter antarcticus genome:
- a CDS encoding ABC transporter permease: protein MLITFQDAFLLLAQLDAGVIGIVLVSLQVSLTALLFGTLLGLPIGALLATEEFRGKKATTVLINTLMGVPTVIVGVVIYLLLSRSGPLGPWGWLFTPKGMILAQTLLTTPLIAALSRQILEDSWKIHRDSFKALRLPHLSSLKWLMWDCRFSLTIAVLAGLARAISEVGAVMIVGGNIDGFTRTMTTAIALETSKGDLPLALALGIVLLMIVLLANLFTFAVRQVAERRYG, encoded by the coding sequence ATGCTAATTACCTTTCAGGATGCCTTCCTACTTCTCGCTCAGCTAGATGCTGGGGTCATAGGGATTGTGCTGGTATCTCTCCAGGTCAGTTTGACTGCGCTACTATTTGGCACCTTGCTGGGCCTGCCCATTGGCGCCCTTTTAGCTACCGAAGAATTTAGAGGTAAGAAGGCCACCACCGTCCTAATCAATACCCTCATGGGGGTACCTACCGTGATCGTGGGTGTTGTGATTTATCTATTGCTATCCCGGAGCGGGCCTTTGGGGCCATGGGGGTGGCTATTCACACCTAAGGGGATGATTCTGGCGCAAACCCTGCTGACAACCCCATTAATCGCCGCCCTAAGCCGCCAAATACTGGAAGATTCTTGGAAAATTCATCGAGACTCCTTTAAAGCGCTTCGGCTGCCTCATCTTTCTTCCCTCAAGTGGCTCATGTGGGACTGCCGCTTTTCTCTGACCATTGCTGTGCTTGCTGGCCTAGCCAGAGCTATATCTGAGGTGGGAGCGGTCATGATCGTGGGCGGAAATATAGATGGCTTTACGCGCACCATGACTACCGCCATTGCCTTAGAGACCAGTAAGGGTGATCTTCCTTTAGCACTCGCCCTCGGTATTGTTCTGCTCATGATTGTGCTTTTGGCCAATCTATTTACATTTGCTGTCAGACAAGTTGCGGAGCGTCGCTATGGTTGA
- a CDS encoding endonuclease/exonuclease/phosphatase family protein: MTQNTLGRFSVMTINMHKGVSPLHRKSTIHELRQKMRAHHPDLLFLQELQQEHRGRIKRFHQWPMTELTQFLSEDYWHDWHYGKNMEYLDGHHGNAILSRRPLHKGENYDISAYRFEKRGLLHSVTQLEGVAKSIHCFCVHLALFERGRERQLEQIIRYIDDLAEGGPTIVAGDFNDWRNRMSAPMQAAGFNEVFESLTGAPAKTFPSMKPLLAMDRIYVRGLKIHSAEILHEWLKLSDHLGITAELEIL; this comes from the coding sequence ATGACGCAAAACACGCTAGGTCGATTTAGTGTCATGACGATTAATATGCATAAAGGCGTATCACCCCTCCATAGAAAATCGACGATTCATGAATTGCGTCAAAAGATGAGGGCGCATCATCCGGATCTACTTTTTCTGCAAGAGCTTCAGCAAGAACATCGAGGTCGTATCAAGCGCTTTCATCAGTGGCCAATGACAGAGTTGACCCAGTTTTTATCTGAAGATTATTGGCATGATTGGCATTACGGTAAAAATATGGAATATCTTGATGGCCACCACGGCAATGCTATTCTTTCTAGGAGGCCCTTACATAAGGGCGAGAACTACGATATTTCCGCCTACCGATTTGAGAAACGCGGTTTACTGCATAGTGTGACTCAGTTAGAGGGCGTAGCGAAATCGATTCATTGTTTTTGCGTACACCTGGCATTATTCGAGCGTGGGCGAGAGCGCCAACTAGAGCAGATCATTCGTTACATTGATGATCTGGCTGAAGGCGGGCCCACCATCGTGGCAGGTGACTTTAATGATTGGCGTAATCGCATGAGTGCCCCGATGCAAGCTGCTGGGTTTAATGAGGTTTTTGAGTCCCTAACGGGAGCGCCAGCAAAAACATTTCCGAGTATGAAGCCGCTACTAGCAATGGATCGGATTTATGTGCGGGGTTTAAAAATTCATTCAGCAGAAATTTTGCATGAATGGTTAAAGTTGTCAGATCATTTGGGTATTACTGCGGAGCTTGAGATTCTATGA